Part of the Labilibaculum antarcticum genome, CCAGAAATTGAAGGCAGAGCATTACCAGCTGCGTCAGTATCCGAAATACTGTTGAAACTAAACTCTTGAACTGTTTTTACTGATTTAGCACCGGTATATGATACTGTAACAGTATAAGATGCCAATGCCACATTATCTGCTGCTGTAAAGTTGACACTTAAATTTGCACCAGCAGCAACTTTTGTACTTGTTGTAGGACTAGTAATTGTAAGTGTAGGAGCAACCGTATCTTCCTTTTCTTCATCATCGCCACCACTACTACCACAACTCATTATTCCAACTGAGAACAGAACGATAAGAGCATACTTTAAGAATTTCATATAATTTAATTTAAATTCGTGATTTAGTTTTATGTACTAAAAATAGTTGATAGATAGCAAACTAGCAAGCAACTACAAGGAAATAATTCTTTTTACCTTTTTGAACCAGAAAATATTTATCTGCAATCAGATGTTCTTTTGTGATTATCATTTCAGAATTCTGCACTTTTTCTTTATTAATACTGATCGCATTTCCCTGAAAAAGTCTTCTTAATTCACCTTTCGATGGGAAAACATCCGTTTTTACTGCCAAAAGTTCCAAAACATCAATACCATTGTCAAATTCAGACTTACTAACAGAAAATTGAGGCACTCCTTCAAAAACAGATAAGAAGGTCTCCTCATCCAATTTTCTCAATACATCAGCAGTCGCTTTTCCAAATAAAATTTGAGATGCTTCAACAGCTGTATTGTAATCTTCTTCAGAGTGAATCATTATTGTTACCTCTTTAGCAAGTCGCTGTTGCAATTTTCTCATATGAGGAGCTTCCTGATGCTCTTCAATCAAAGCAAAGACCTCATCTTTAGGTAGCAAGGTGAATATCTTCAAATATTTAGCGGCATCCTCATCGGAAGTATTCAACCAAAACTGATAGAATTTATAAGGAGAAGTACGTTTAGGATCCAACCAAATATTGCCTGATTCTGTTTTCCCAAACTTTCCTCCGTCTGCTTTTGTAATTAACGGACAAGTGATTGCAAAGGCTGTTCCACTTTCTTTCCTTCTAATCAATTCCGTTCCTGTGGTAATGTTTCCCCACTGATCGGAACCACCCATTTGCAATTTGCAATTCTTAGTTCGGTACAACTCTAAAAAATCGGTTCCTTGTACCAATTGGTAGGTAAATTCAGTAAAAGACATTCCCGATTTAGAATCTGCACTTAATCTTTTCTTTACAGAATCCTTACTCATCATGTAATTTACGGTAAGATGCTTTCCAATATCACGAATAAAATCAAGAAAGGTAAAATCCTTCATCCAATCGTAATTGTTTACCATTTCGGCGGCATTTACAGCATCTGAATCAAAATCCATGAACTTTGAAAGTTGCGCACGCAGGCAATCCTGATTGTGACGAAGAGTTTTTTCATCCAACAAATTTCTTTCCTGCGATTTTCCCGAAGGATCTCCGATCATACCCGTTGCACCACCTACCAAAACAATCGGCTTGTGTCCTGCTACCTGAAAATGTTTTAACATCATCACACCAACAAGGTGTCCAATGTGCAGAGAATCTGCCGTTGGATCAATACCTACGTAAGCTGACGTTAATTCTTTTGCAAGTTGTTCTTCTATTCCAGGCATCATATCGTGAATCATGCCCCGCCACTGGAGTTCCTCAATAAAATTCATTTGTTCTGTATTTAATTTCCTAAATAGGAATCTAATTATCAATTTTCTATTTGAATGGCAAAGATAAGAATTTTACCATTTTATTACTGCTCTATTTTTTTCTATTCAAGAGCTAATGAAATCAAACTATATAAAATCCCTGAGATCAATAAAATATTATAAATAAACGAAAGCATGAAAAATTTCACAATCGTTTTTATCCAGGATTGCTGATAATAAAATTTCAAGGCCAAAAACAGTTGTAAGGGAATCAATAAATAGACATAAAAAGCCATGGGTTGTACAAACTCGATATTGGTCATTATCAACAACTCGCTAAGTATTACAATCACAAAAATAAAAGAATGGAGATTTAGTGATATCAGTAAATGTTCCAATAAATAATGTTTCCTGCGGATGTAAAAAAGAGCCAAAAACAAGGCAAATACAGGAAATACAATTAGCAGCGTTTGCGAAAGTTTCTTGAAAACATTATCCAGCATCATTGCTGGATTCAAACGCCACATATTAATCAGATTCTTCAGTTCTTTATTTATAATTTTGCCTCCACTCTTTACGTATATTGGTGAAGGTATTGTATCTACTTCAGAAACTGAATCAATATCTGTATTAAATATAGTAATCTTGTTTTCCTGATCTAAGTCTTTGGTCAGACTATCCATGCCCAAACTATCACCTTCAATTAAGTCCTTATCTAATATCTTATCAAAATAAGACAAGAATTGAACTTCCTTTCCTTTATCATTCTTAAATGTTAAGTTTTTTTCTGAATCGGTTTCCGGCTTATGGTTGTGTGAAAGCAATAAAAAAGCAAAAAAAGTAAGAAATAAATACAAACGAAAGGGCGGAGTATATCTGGCCCTTTTCCCCTTCATAAACTCTTTAGTTAGGTATCCTGGCCGGATAAATAAAGGCAAAAGAGTATGCAGAAATTTACTATCAATAGATAAAGCATCTCCCAACGAATCGGAAAGAACACTAAAAAAAGGACGGTGAAAATCTTTAACTGATTGACCACAATTTGAGCAGTAACTTCCACTTACAGGATGTTGGCAATTAGCACAAAAGCCTTCGAAATGAACAACTTTCCGCTTGGGAAGTCGTTGGATGTATTTCTTAATGGTTTCCTTCATTACACTTCAAGCGGAAGTTCTTTTTTCACTTTTTCTCTAATCTTATCTTTGGTTTCACTAAAATCTGAATTAAATAAATCAAACATAGTCTCAGAAACAGTTGTCATTGGTTTGTACAGGTAGCTATCCTCCTTTTTTTCATCTGAAATGAATTTGAATTTTTTATCTACGTAATCAACAAAATAAACAACAATACCAATGATTAGAATCCCCTTAATCAGGCCAAATACCAGGCCTAAAATTCGATTAAACATTCCTAAAGCAATTGCTTCAATAAAAGAATTAAGTAGCTTGCCAATAATATTCACAATAATTACGATGACAACAAAAGTGACTCCAAATGAGATGTAGCCCATGTATTCAGAATTGTAGTTAAAACGATCCCTTATGAATTGAGCCGTAAAATCGGAAAAATGGATCGCTCCATAAATACCTAAAATTAAAGCGATCAGAGTGGCTACTTCAAAGATAAAACCATTCTTAAACCCCTTAACCATTGCCCAAAGCAACGGAATACCTATTAATATATCAATTATACTCATTTGTGATGCGTTTCTATGTTTAACAATGATCACCAAATATAACGAAAAACCAACATAACTGAAGTATAATAAATGGATAAGAAAGAAAACCTAACCTAAAATTTATTTATATTTAAATAAGTTAAACTTTTAAAATATGGCTTTAATAAATTCTCTTGTTAGCTGGTTGAATATGAAAAGACTCTCTCAGATCGATTTTTTTAAAAATCATCCGATTGAAACTCAGAAAGAAACCCTCACGCAATTACTTGAACAGGCTACGAATACTGAATGGGGAAAAAAGTATGATTTTAAAAGTATTCACACTCTTTCTGAATTCAAAGAAAGACTTCCGGTGCAGACCTATGAAGATATTGAACCTTATATCAATCGACTTAGGAACGGTGAACAAAATATTTTCTGGCCATCTGAAATAAAATGGTTCGCTAAATCATCGGGCACAACCAATTCGAAAAGTAAATTTATTCCTGTAAGCAAAGAAGCTCTAGAGGATTGTCACTTTAGAGGCGGTAAAGATATTTTAGCCATTTACACTTCGCGTTTCCCCGAAACGGGAATCTTTAAAGGAAAAGGATTAACGCTTGGAGGAAGTCATCAGATTAATAACATCAACAATGACTCTTACTACGGTGATTTGTCAGCAATTCTCATTCAAAATCTTCCTTTTTGGGCTGATTTTATAAGAACACCCGATACCTCTATTGTGCTAATGGATGAGTGGGAAGAAAAACTGAACAGAATGACAGAAGCCACATTAAACGAGAATGTGACCAGCTTATCTGGTGTTCCCTCCTGGTTTCTGGTTCTGTTAAAACATATTTTAAGCGTTTCGGGAAAAAATAACATCCACGAAATTTGGCCCAATCTGGAACTATTTGTTCATGGAGGTGTTAGCTTCAATCCCTATCGCGAACAGTTTAAGGAAATACTTCCTTCAACTAACATGAACTATCTGGAGACCTACAATGCTTCTGAAGGATTTTTTGGAATTCAGGATGATCCTTTTGATGATTCGATGCTTTTAATGCTGGATTATGGTATTTATTATGAATTTATTCCAGTTGAAAATTTAGATGATGATCATCCAAAAGCCATTAGCTTGGAAGATGTTAACCTTCACACAAACTACGCAATAATTATTACAACTAACGGTGGCTTATGGCGTTACCAAATTGGTGATACCATTCAGTTTACATCAAAAGAACCCTTTAAATTTAAAATATCGGGCAGAACAAAACTATTTATTAATGCCTTTGGAGAAGAATTAATTATTGATAATGCCGAAAAAGCAATGCAAATAGCCTGCGAAAAAACTAATTCTATCATTAAAGAGTATACTGCAGCTCCGATATTTATGGCTTCAAATCAGAAAGGGACTCACCAATGGCTGATCGAATTCGAAAAAATGCCTGATAATATGGATGAGTTCAATTTTGTTCTTGACAATGCCTTGATGAGTGTAAACTCTGATTATGAGGCGAAAAGATACAAGAACATTACACTTGAAAAACCACATATTACCATTGCAAAACCAGGTTTATTTTACCAATGGCTGAAAGAAAAAGGGAAATTAGGCGGACAAAACAAAGTGCCTCGCCTATCAAATAATCGCAATCTAATTGAGGAATTACTTCAAAAAAACAACTAATCGTTTATGCTGCAATTCCTTCTTTGGCTCTTTCTTTTGTTTCCACCTCAAAATATTGTTCAGATCAATCAGATTCATGATTTTATTTCGATTGATAATCTGGGGAATATATTTGTCGTGAATAATTCTGAACTTATCAAATTCAATTCTCAAGGGGAAAAGCTAACTGTTTTTTCAAATTCTATGCTGGGTACTATATCTTATATTGATGTAACAAACCCTCTTCAAGTTCTTGTATTTTATAATGATTTCAATCAGATTTTATTCCTTGACCGTAATCTTGCTGAAATCGGAAATGAAATTGATTTATATGAATTCTCGGATAACGAAACTGAATTAGTTTGCGTTTCGCCCAATGGCGGATTTTGGATTTATAACCGCAATAGCAATCAAGCAATTCACATTTCTGAATATGGCAAGAAAATAAATGAGAGCATTTTGCTGAACTCTTTCTACGAAGACCGAATTCCATCTAAAATTTTAGAATACAACAATAATTTATACCTTCTTTATCCTGATTTGGGGATTCTGAATTTAGATCGCAACGGTCAATTCAAGAAAAAAACTACTGTAACTGGCATTAAAGATTTTCAGATATCTAAAAACAATCTTTATTATACTATTGATACCGGTGTTTTCTTGTTACAATCTTTTGAACAAGAAGACAAACTAATCTATAAATCAAAGAATTTACTTGAGGGAGAATACATCATTCAAAACAACAATTTGTACATTTCCAATAAAAAATCAATATCAATAAAAACACTAACTCTTTGATTAAAAACAACCTGCAGTTTATGGACGATTTACCCAATTGAATTCCTCAAAAATATTCTTAATTTTAGTTGCCTTTTTTACACAAAGTAAACATAAATATGCACATTGCAGTTGCAGGAAATATTGGAGCTGGTAAAACTACACTAGCGGGATTATTAGCAAAACACTACGGATGGGAAGCCCATTTCGAAGATGTTGATGAAAATCCATATTTGAATGACTTTTACGATGACATGAAACGTTGGTCATTCGCCTTACAAATTCATTTTTTGAATAGTCGTTTCAATCAGGTTTTGTCATTGCGCAAATCCAAAAAAGACATCATTCAGGATAGGACTATATACGAGGATGCTTACATTTTTGCGCCGAATTTGGAGTCGATGAATTTAATGCCACGAAGAGATTTTGACAACTATCTGTCCCTTTTCAATATAATGAGTGCTTTAGTTCAGCCACCTGATCTTTTAATCTATTTAAGAGCCTCGGTTCCAACACTAGTAGATCATATACAGGAACGTGGTCGTGATTACGAAGAAACCATTCGTTTGGATTACCTAAAGCGTTTAAACGAGCGATATGAAGCGTGGATTTCGGGCTATAAAAATGGGAAATTACTGATTATTGATGTGGACAACATTAATTTTCTGAAAAACCCTAAAGACTTGAGTGAAGTAATCAACAAAATTGATGCTCAACTAAACGGACTCTTCTAAAAATGAGCTGTGATTTTTTAATTATGAGTTAAAGCTACCTAACTGATAATTACAAATTCGAATTTATAATTCAAAACTGATAATTCTTTCAAATTATGCATATCGCAATCGCTGGAAACATTGGCTCTGGTAAAACCACTCTTACCGAACTACTTGCAAAACAATATGACTGGGAAGCTCATTATGAAGATGTTGACGAAAACCCATATTTAAATGATTTTTACGATGATATGAAACGATGGTCGTTCAATCTTCAAATATATTTTCTAAAAAGTAGATTCAACCAAATTATGGAAATCCGTAAAGCCGGAAAAAATGTAATTCAGGATCGTACGATTTATGAAGATGCCATGATTTTTGCCCCGAACTTATTTGATATGAAACTGATGTCGCAACGCGATTTTAAAAACTATAACAACCTGTTCGAATTAATGGGATCGATGGTTCAAGCTCCTGATTTGTTAATTTATTTGCGTTCATCCGTTCCTACATTAGTGAATAATATTCAGAAAAGAGGTCGCAATTACGAAGAAACCATTCGTTTGGATTATTTGAAAAATTTGAATACCCGATACGAAAGTTGGATTCAAAATTACAATCGTGGTAAATTGCTGATTATTGATGCCGACAATCTCAATTTCCTTGATAATCCTGAAGACTTAAATGGTATTGTTGATAAAGTAGAGGCTCAAATTCACGGATTGTTTTAAAAGCGAAAAAATAATCCTATTGATAATTCTGGCAGAGAAATCTTATCAAAACCAGAATATGCTGTAGTTGAATCTGAAAGATTTGGAATATAGATATATCGTAAATTCATATCAAAACTCCAATCCTCGGAAAGATCGTACAAAAAACCAATATTAGGAGCTAATCCGACTTTATTTTCAGACATCGTATATTTAAAATCGTCGACTCCTCCTGAGGTTGCTATAAAGTTAACCTTGTTTCGGTAATAAAAGTACCCAAAAGCCAATGAAACATATGGATGAAAATCCCTGTCCCAAGCATCAAAATAGTAAGAAGCTCGCAACAGTGCAGAACCAATATTGTAATCCACATCGTAACTGCCACGATTATCACCATCCCAAAACTTATTCTGCCCTAATAAACTATACGACAGTTCTGCTCCAACACTTAATTTCTTATTCAGCATTTTTTGCCCAGTCAACCGAATAGAAGGTCCTGCTTTTGCCTGATCGCCCAAATCACCCATAGGATACTGATATCCCACAGAAGCCCCAACTAATAAATTTTTATCCTTATGATATTGAGCATTCCCTACAGAACAGAAATACATTGCGATCAGCAAAAATATAACAGATTTAAACTTCATCAATTCTCTTTTTGAATTTATCAATTACTAAAATACAAAAAAATGGAAACCGAACCGGCTCCCATTTCATATATAGCTTGAATAAATTTATTCAATTACTTTTAATTCTTTTCCAACCTTGATGAAAGCTGCAAGAGCTTTATCCAAATGCTCTTTTGTATGTGCTGCAGAAAGTTGAATTCTGATTCGTGCTTGTCCTTTTGCTACTACAGGATAATAAAATCCAATTACATAAATACCTTCTTCAAGCAATTTAGCTGCAAATTGTTGCGATAAAACTGCATCATACAACATCAAAGCATTAATCGCCGAATCCGAAGGCTTCACATCAAATCCTGCAGCCAATAATCTTTCTTTGAAATATTTTGAATTTGAAATTACCTTATCACGCAATTCAGTCGATTCAGTCAGCATTTCGAACACAGCCAAAGAAGCTCCAACAATTACCGGAGAAAGTGAGTTTGAAAACAAATAAGGACGTGATCTTTGACGCAACATTTCGATTACTTCAGCTTTACCGGTTGTAAATCCACCCAAAGCACCACCTAATGCTTTTCCCAATGTACTTGTAATAATATCAACACGATCCATACAGTTATGGTATTCGTGAGTTCCACGACCAGTATTACCAATAAAACCAGAAGCATGACTGTCATCAACCATTACCAAAGCATTGTACTTATCAGCCAAATCACAAATTTCATTCAATCTGGCAATATCACCATCCATAGAAAACACACCATCTGTTACGATAATACGAAAACGTTGTGCCTGCGATATTTTTAATTGCTCTTCCAAATCAGCCATATCAGCATGCTTGTAACGATATCTGGCCGCTTTACACAAACGAACACCATCAATAATTGATGCATGATTCAATTCATCAGAAATAATTGCATCACCCTTGTCGAATAATGGCTCAAAAACGCCACCATTTGCATCAAAAGCAGCAGCGTACAATATGGTGTCTTCGGTTCCAAAAAAGCTTGCAATCTTTTCTTCTAACTCTTTATGAATATCCGTTGTTCCACAAATAAAACGAACAGATGACATACCATACCCATGTGATTTTAACGCTTTCGAAGCGCCCTCCATAACACGAGGATTTGAAGACAAGCCTAAATAGTTATTCGCACAAAAATTCAGAACTGTTTCCCCAGTATTAACTTTAATTTCTGCACCTTGAGGAGTTGTTATAATTCGTTCGTTTTTATACAAGCCGGCATCTTTTATGGACTGAATTTCCTCTGCCAAATAATCTTTAAATTTTCCGTACATGAGTGTTTGTTGTTTATATGTGTTAGTTGTTTGAGATTTTTCTAAATTTTAAGCCAAAATTACAATAAAATTTCTCTTGAAAAGACTTCCTAAACTGTTTTTTGACACTCCTTGTTCGTGTAATAATAAAATCACGGATTAAATTTTATCATTTCTTCTAACACACTTCACCTTTACGATTCAAAACTCGAAGCTTGGAATACAATTAGATAGAAGCCAATCATGGATTGTCCCGCTTCCACTTCTCATTAAAAAAATGCTTTTTTGAAAAAAATTCTTGTAAGATGTTGTATTATTGAACAAATCCTATTAGTTTTGCATCGCAATTTTCATCCAGAATGTACGTCAATCGTACCACACAGAAGAAAATTAAGAGTAACATTCCTTCTTAGCTCAGTTGGTTAGAGCATCTGACTGTTAATCAGAGGGTCCTTGGTTCGAGTCCAAGAGAGGGAGCAACAAAAAGCAGCCTAATTGCTTTCAAAATAATTTAGGACAGCATTCCTTCTTAGCTCAGCTGGTTAGAGCATCTGACTGTTAATCAGAGGGTCCTTGGTTCGAGTCCAAGAGAGGGAGCAACAAAAGCAGCCTATTTGCTTTCAAAATAATTTAGGACAGCATTCCTTCTTAGCTCAGCTGGTTAGAGCATCTGACTGTTAATCAGAGGGTCCTTGGTTCGAGTCCAAGAGAGGGAGCTAAAAGCCATTCATTGCGGATGGCTTTTTTTGTGCACTGAATTTTTCTTTCATACAATATTGACTTACAGGTTCAAAACGGTTCACGAATCACTCCCCTAATTTAGATACTTATGATCTTCTAAATACAATAAATACTGACTGTTAATCAGTCCCGACGAGTCGGGATGGCTCGAGTCCAAGAGAGGGAGCTGAAAGCCATCCATTGCGGATGGCTTTTTTTGTGCACTGAATTTTTCTTTTCTGCAAAAAAACTTCCAGTTCCAATATTTCCCTAATTTAGATATATGTTTTTCATATATATTTTATACTCTCCATCATCAGACAAATACTATATAGGATATACTGAAGATGTTTCTAAACGAATTTTCATGCACAATAATCCAATACGATCTAGCTACACTTCAAAACACAGACCCTGGATTCTCAAAAGAGCATTTAAAGTTAGCGACAAAAAAACGCTTACTTTAAAAGTGGAACGGAAAATAAAGAAAATGAAAAGTCGAAAATATCTGGAACAATTATTGGATCCTCTAAAAGGCGAATAAACCTTTTGTGATCTTCTAAATACAATAAATATTGACTGTTAATCAGTCCCGACGAATAAGGATTGGTTCAAGCCCAAGAGAGGGAGCTAAAAGCCATCCATTGCGGAAGTCTTTTTTTATTGTAAAGCCCCTCCTATCCAAAATTTTCTTCTATTTTTGTTGCAATTGAAAAATTATAAGCCGTGAAACACTACTCAATATCTTTATTTCTTTATCTAATCGCATTTCTGATTATCCCTATTTCTGGATATTCTCAGGTTAAAATCGACACAACTGCCACATTTCAAAAGGAAAGACTAAACCCCGGCTTAGGAAAAAAAGTTTTTACTAAAGAAAATCTTCTGGTGTTTGGTGGATTATTAGGAACTTCTTTTCTACTCGACGAATGGTCGAACAAGCGCTTAAAATTAAATCAAAATTCCTTTTTGGATTCCTACACCAATATATTTAATGAATTTGGTGAGAAAAAATACATTGCCCCCGCCACCTTCGCAGCCTGGGTGATCGGCACAGCCATTAAGGATGAAAGACTGTCAACGACTGCACTCAACTCAGGTAAAGCTCTAATCACTGCCGCAATCTTAACTGAAGGCACAAAAATCATAGCTGGTCGTTCACGGCCCGACATGAATAGAGGAAATATGCATTTTGATGCCTTTGGTGGTAAAAACAACGATACAAAATCATTCCCTTCAGGTCATGCTTTTGTATCATGGGCAGTATTTACTCCCTTCGCCGAAGAATACAGCAAATGGATATACGTTATTCCAGCATCCGTGAGCTTTGCCCGAATGTATAAAAACCGACATTGGTTTTCTGATGTTGTTTTAGGAGGAGGAATTGGCTATTTTGCAGGTCTTTATTTTCACAAAAGAAAAAACCAATCTGTCATTTTCGATGGAAACGGAATCATCATAAAATTTTAAACAACCTAACTACAACCCAAAACCAATATCATGAGCTTAACAAGTGTCTTTAAAAAATTCCCAAAAACCTTTTGGGTTGCAAACACCATCGAATTATTCGAGCGATGGGCATGGTATGGCTTTTTCATGCTTTTTGCAAATTACCTTACCGGATCTTCTGATGCAGGAGGACTTGAATTTACCCAAG contains:
- a CDS encoding DUF3667 domain-containing protein encodes the protein MKETIKKYIQRLPKRKVVHFEGFCANCQHPVSGSYCSNCGQSVKDFHRPFFSVLSDSLGDALSIDSKFLHTLLPLFIRPGYLTKEFMKGKRARYTPPFRLYLFLTFFAFLLLSHNHKPETDSEKNLTFKNDKGKEVQFLSYFDKILDKDLIEGDSLGMDSLTKDLDQENKITIFNTDIDSVSEVDTIPSPIYVKSGGKIINKELKNLINMWRLNPAMMLDNVFKKLSQTLLIVFPVFALFLALFYIRRKHYLLEHLLISLNLHSFIFVIVILSELLIMTNIEFVQPMAFYVYLLIPLQLFLALKFYYQQSWIKTIVKFFMLSFIYNILLISGILYSLISLALE
- the kbl gene encoding glycine C-acetyltransferase, which encodes MYGKFKDYLAEEIQSIKDAGLYKNERIITTPQGAEIKVNTGETVLNFCANNYLGLSSNPRVMEGASKALKSHGYGMSSVRFICGTTDIHKELEEKIASFFGTEDTILYAAAFDANGGVFEPLFDKGDAIISDELNHASIIDGVRLCKAARYRYKHADMADLEEQLKISQAQRFRIIVTDGVFSMDGDIARLNEICDLADKYNALVMVDDSHASGFIGNTGRGTHEYHNCMDRVDIITSTLGKALGGALGGFTTGKAEVIEMLRQRSRPYLFSNSLSPVIVGASLAVFEMLTESTELRDKVISNSKYFKERLLAAGFDVKPSDSAINALMLYDAVLSQQFAAKLLEEGIYVIGFYYPVVAKGQARIRIQLSAAHTKEHLDKALAAFIKVGKELKVIE
- a CDS encoding GH3 auxin-responsive promoter family protein, with the protein product MALINSLVSWLNMKRLSQIDFFKNHPIETQKETLTQLLEQATNTEWGKKYDFKSIHTLSEFKERLPVQTYEDIEPYINRLRNGEQNIFWPSEIKWFAKSSGTTNSKSKFIPVSKEALEDCHFRGGKDILAIYTSRFPETGIFKGKGLTLGGSHQINNINNDSYYGDLSAILIQNLPFWADFIRTPDTSIVLMDEWEEKLNRMTEATLNENVTSLSGVPSWFLVLLKHILSVSGKNNIHEIWPNLELFVHGGVSFNPYREQFKEILPSTNMNYLETYNASEGFFGIQDDPFDDSMLLMLDYGIYYEFIPVENLDDDHPKAISLEDVNLHTNYAIIITTNGGLWRYQIGDTIQFTSKEPFKFKISGRTKLFINAFGEELIIDNAEKAMQIACEKTNSIIKEYTAAPIFMASNQKGTHQWLIEFEKMPDNMDEFNFVLDNALMSVNSDYEAKRYKNITLEKPHITIAKPGLFYQWLKEKGKLGGQNKVPRLSNNRNLIEELLQKNN
- a CDS encoding DUF4625 domain-containing protein; the protein is MKFLKYALIVLFSVGIMSCGSSGGDDEEKEDTVAPTLTITSPTTSTKVAAGANLSVNFTAADNVALASYTVTVSYTGAKSVKTVQEFSFNSISDTDAAGNALPSISGASKIISFNIAVTDIAKPGAYKLSVTVKDTAGKSTTKDISFEIE
- the tyrS gene encoding tyrosine--tRNA ligase, which gives rise to MNFIEELQWRGMIHDMMPGIEEQLAKELTSAYVGIDPTADSLHIGHLVGVMMLKHFQVAGHKPIVLVGGATGMIGDPSGKSQERNLLDEKTLRHNQDCLRAQLSKFMDFDSDAVNAAEMVNNYDWMKDFTFLDFIRDIGKHLTVNYMMSKDSVKKRLSADSKSGMSFTEFTYQLVQGTDFLELYRTKNCKLQMGGSDQWGNITTGTELIRRKESGTAFAITCPLITKADGGKFGKTESGNIWLDPKRTSPYKFYQFWLNTSDEDAAKYLKIFTLLPKDEVFALIEEHQEAPHMRKLQQRLAKEVTIMIHSEEDYNTAVEASQILFGKATADVLRKLDEETFLSVFEGVPQFSVSKSEFDNGIDVLELLAVKTDVFPSKGELRRLFQGNAISINKEKVQNSEMIITKEHLIADKYFLVQKGKKNYFLVVAC
- a CDS encoding OmpW family outer membrane protein; protein product: MKFKSVIFLLIAMYFCSVGNAQYHKDKNLLVGASVGYQYPMGDLGDQAKAGPSIRLTGQKMLNKKLSVGAELSYSLLGQNKFWDGDNRGSYDVDYNIGSALLRASYYFDAWDRDFHPYVSLAFGYFYYRNKVNFIATSGGVDDFKYTMSENKVGLAPNIGFLYDLSEDWSFDMNLRYIYIPNLSDSTTAYSGFDKISLPELSIGLFFRF
- a CDS encoding GIY-YIG nuclease family protein translates to MFFIYILYSPSSDKYYIGYTEDVSKRIFMHNNPIRSSYTSKHRPWILKRAFKVSDKKTLTLKVERKIKKMKSRKYLEQLLDPLKGE
- a CDS encoding CvpA family protein; this encodes MSIIDILIGIPLLWAMVKGFKNGFIFEVATLIALILGIYGAIHFSDFTAQFIRDRFNYNSEYMGYISFGVTFVVIVIIVNIIGKLLNSFIEAIALGMFNRILGLVFGLIKGILIIGIVVYFVDYVDKKFKFISDEKKEDSYLYKPMTTVSETMFDLFNSDFSETKDKIREKVKKELPLEV
- a CDS encoding deoxynucleoside kinase codes for the protein MHIAIAGNIGSGKTTLTELLAKQYDWEAHYEDVDENPYLNDFYDDMKRWSFNLQIYFLKSRFNQIMEIRKAGKNVIQDRTIYEDAMIFAPNLFDMKLMSQRDFKNYNNLFELMGSMVQAPDLLIYLRSSVPTLVNNIQKRGRNYEETIRLDYLKNLNTRYESWIQNYNRGKLLIIDADNLNFLDNPEDLNGIVDKVEAQIHGLF
- a CDS encoding phosphatase PAP2 family protein; this translates as MKHYSISLFLYLIAFLIIPISGYSQVKIDTTATFQKERLNPGLGKKVFTKENLLVFGGLLGTSFLLDEWSNKRLKLNQNSFLDSYTNIFNEFGEKKYIAPATFAAWVIGTAIKDERLSTTALNSGKALITAAILTEGTKIIAGRSRPDMNRGNMHFDAFGGKNNDTKSFPSGHAFVSWAVFTPFAEEYSKWIYVIPASVSFARMYKNRHWFSDVVLGGGIGYFAGLYFHKRKNQSVIFDGNGIIIKF
- a CDS encoding deoxynucleoside kinase, which translates into the protein MHIAVAGNIGAGKTTLAGLLAKHYGWEAHFEDVDENPYLNDFYDDMKRWSFALQIHFLNSRFNQVLSLRKSKKDIIQDRTIYEDAYIFAPNLESMNLMPRRDFDNYLSLFNIMSALVQPPDLLIYLRASVPTLVDHIQERGRDYEETIRLDYLKRLNERYEAWISGYKNGKLLIIDVDNINFLKNPKDLSEVINKIDAQLNGLF